The genomic DNA CGCATTTCCTGCAGAATCCCCGTCGTAATTTCGCCCCGATTCGGTTATACCTTGATTCCGGTGGTTTTCGAATTACTTATCTGGGGAGAGCTCATCCATGGATGAATTCATGCAGGCGGCGATTGAGGAAGCGGAACAAGGCTTAAAAGAGGGAGGCGTTCCCATTGGTTCGGTGATCGTGCATGAAGGCAAAATCATTGGCCGGGGGCATAACATGCGTCAGCAGCAGGGAAGTGCCATCCTGCACGGCGAAATGTCAGCTTTGGAAAATGCAGGACGACAGCCGGCGTCTGTCTATCGCAACTCGGTTCTTTACACCACGCTCTCCCCTTGTCCCATGTGCAGCGGTGCCATTCGCCTGTATCAGATTCCCCGCGTGATCATCGGCGAAAATCAGACCTTTCTGGGTGATGAAGAACTGCTGAAAGCAAGCGGCGTTGAACTGGAAGTGCTGCAGGACCAGCGGTGTATTGATCTGATGAACCAGTTTATTGCAGCGCATCCGGATGTGTGGAACGAAGATATCGGCGAGTGATATGACTATGAGTGTGTCTATTTTAACAAAACCTGCGTATGACCTTTTCAGGCGTCACAGAAATTTTAACCTGCTGTCGTTCCTGCTCATTGTCGGCTCTGTACTGCCAATACCCCGCCTGCAGGCGCAGCCTTATCTTATTAAACTTGACCGCCCTCTCGTTGAAAATACGAACTACCAGGTTTTCTATTCCGTTACCATAGAAGGGGGAGCTGAGTTTCAGGATGCCGACCGGGTTATTGTCCCCTATTCCGATTCCAAATATGTTTCAACTCATACCATTGAACTTCAAGGAGAGTTGAAACTGATGCGAACACCACAAGGACTGCAGAAAAACATCCAGGTCCACTCGTTTAAAGTGAATGAAGAACTGCAGAGTGATGATTTCTTCTTAGAGCTGACCGAAAAAGAGTTAGTGATCATCGAACAGGGAAACAGAAAGCAGTTTTTCGTTAACGAAAAAAAGGTGACTGGATATGACCAGGAAGTTTTAACCAAGCTGTTTTTTATAGACCGGATTGGTGCAGTCGGGACAGATATACTTCTAGGGACTGAATCTGAACAGCAGATTGGCGGTACCTGGAAGTTCTCACAAAATACGATCGACTGGAGTGAATATCTTGCGTCCTTCTCGGCTGTGGATGACTTGGACCTGAATATGGACCGATCAGGGACGGTCAAACTGTTATCGACAGGGAAAGTTCACGGCATCGACTGTCTGCAATTGCATTGCTCGGAAGAATATTCTGATTACATGACAGGCTATATTCTCGACAATCTGAAAATTCTGGATTCCAGTCTGAAACAGACTGTTACCGGCTCGATCCCCAAAGATCCTGCTTTGCCCTGGAGAAAAGTGGAACTCGTCAGTCAGGCCGAATGCACGACCCATCAACGGAATGAGCCATTCCACGATGTTTTTCACACACAATGGATCGCCATTAAGGCATCCAGGGAAATCTTGCTTCCCTCAAAATAAATCCGTCACGAACAGAATCACGGCAGATCAAAGATGAACGAGGTCTGCAGGCGGTGTGCATCGCCTGTCCCGCCGCCGACGTCTTCCTTGGTTCCGTACAGATACTCAACACCGATCTTAACGTTCTCGATCGGATTCCAGATCAGGTTTGCCGCCAGGTAAGTGGTCTGTTTGACATCTGTGGCCGTTTGAAAGGTTGAGGTATCAAGGGTATTTTCGGCATAGGTGAAGTTGGAGCTGAGTTCGTCATTCCAGTCATGGGTCAGACCGACCATCCAGCCGAACATGGGTAACAGATCACCCTTGTTGGCGGCTGTCGGCGCGGCATCAGGCAAAGCCCGGTAACTGCCGATCCCCTCACCGAATACGATCTGTGAATAGACCTTTGTGCGTTCAGTAATCAGCCGCACCCCAGTGAAGTTGAATCCATAGGCGAAGCTGGTAACAACATCCTGCCCTGTCGGCTGGAAGCCGACGACACGATACAGGCCCGCGACCTGGTATTGACCACAGTCATTCTCATAACGCAGTCGGGTGACAAAATCAGGGGAGGGACTGCGAGGTTCCCCTGTGATTCCCTGAGGAGGTTCGATAATAAAATTTGAATCTTCTACCGAGACCGCGAACGTTGTATTATCATTGAAGACTTTCTCTGTCCAGCGAACCTGCGCCTGTCTGCGGTTCACGGCTGAAACGGAGCCTTCAAAGTCGAGTGTCGCAGGAGCTGCTGCCACGTCGGTGAATGTCGTCCAGGTCTGTCCTACCAGCAGTGAACCAGACTGACCGAAAGCATGCCTTAACCGAAAACGGTCTCCGTCACTGAAGAAGTCACCTTCCACGTAGACGCGAACCAGGCGGCCATTTGTCAGCCAGCGGGTATCAAAACTCAAGCGGGACTGTCGCGCATGAAACCGGGCATTCGTCCGATGCGGGGCACCGATGGGAATGTCAGTCGTCACAAACGAGTCTGTCGAATCGATAGGATCGAAATCGTAGATGAAATCAGCTTTGACAAAGCCACCGATTTTCATCGCGGCTTCTTTTCCAAAGATAATTAATCCGTCGGAGAACGAGGGAGCCGCGTAGAGATCCAAACCGACGTTAAACTGGCGGGCATCTGTGATATAGGGATCCGAGAGGAGCTCCGGGTTGACTTCGCCACTCCCGACGCCCATGGTCAGCGGAGGCACAATCGCCTGACTGGACTCGGGCTCATCCGGAAGCGGACTGTTGTCTAAATTGTTCGCCTCATCCAGCGAGATATTCACCCGGCCGGGCTCATCCGTCATTACTCCCGGTGCAAAGGGCTGATCAACAGACAGAAACGGATCGTAAGCGGATCGCGCAGCAGGCTCCGGTGGCAAAGACCGACTTTGTGCCCCGACTGTGGCGGGAACAACGGTCAGTGCCAGCAGCAACGTACAGGCAAGCTTCGTATTCCAGTGCATGGGATGAGAAGTGGGGAATTGGATTTTGAGCTGAGAGAGTTGAGGAGAGACAGATTTATAGCAGAAACTGTAAAATGTGAAAACCTCGATTTCCAGCTGGAGAACGACATTCAGGCACTCATATCTAGCTGTTTGACATACACTTACGACTCGCTGCCAATTGTGATCATGGCTTGCGTTCTGTTAATTTATCTGACTATGATGGACGCCAGGACTCGCGTCTGATTCAAATCAACCTGCTGGAAAGACCGCCATTATGCTGAAACTGATCTACCTGCTGTTGCTGGCAACTCTCCTGCTTTGTAATGAAACCTGTTCTGCTGCAGAGGTCATCAATGCGGGCGTCGGCGGTAATCGCAGTTCACAGCTGCTGAAGCGACTGGAGCGGGATGTAATCTCGAAGCAGCCGACCGTGGTCGTGCTGATGGTGGGCACGAATGACCGGCTTAACTCGGGAGGCTTTATTGACATCAAGGCGTACCGCAAGAATGTGGTATCGCTGGTCGATCAGATTCACGCAGGTGGTGCGAAGGTTGTCCTGATGACGCCCCCCACCTGTATTCCGGAGCTTTTGTTTACCCGTCATGACCCCACAAAGTACGCCGACCAGGCGCCGCAAGCACGCATGCAGGAAGTACGAACGGTCCTGCTGGATCTTTCGCGTCAAAAGCAGATTCCGGTAATCGACTTTCATGACTATCTGATCGACCACAAAATCGCGGACGCTTCTAAAACCAGCGTCATCCGTAATCCAGCGAACAGCGGCGTCAAAGATGGCGTGCATCTGACACCAGCCGGTTATCAGCTGCTGGCCAGACTCGTCGCTGAGAAACTGAATGCAGAGCAGTTGGATGTCACAAAAGTGATCTGTTTCGGTGACAGCCTGACGAAGGGATCCAAACAGGCGAACTACCCGGCTTATCTACAGCAACTCCTTTCAGACAAGTAAACCCACCACGATCAGTCCTCTTCTTCCGCCGCTGGTTCAGGTAGCCAGAAACAGGCGATCGATCCGATCAGGTAAACCGCCAGAGCGACGCAGGCCGCTGCGAGTGCCGTCGATTTACTCGGCATCAGCGGAGTCAATGTTGTCGTCACCAGGGCAGCCGAAGTACCAATCATGCGGCCGCCGATATTGGCCGCGAAGCTTTCCCCGGTACCTCTTAAGTGCAGCGGATAGGCGCGGGGCAGATAGTTCCCCCAGAAGCTGAACTGGGCAATCGTCACCAGCCCGGCAAAGAAAATGCCCCACTTCAGCAGCTCCAGATTGTCGCGGGCCGGAAAAAGATAGACCAGCGGAATCAAAATCAGGCCGGGAATCTGAAACAGACGCATCAGTCCACGACGACTGACAATCCAGATGGCACACACGGCGAACAGGAAGCGTCCTGTCAGACCGCCGATCTCCTGGTAAAAGTTAACCTCAGCGGCGGTGGATTGTTCGATCTTCTTCTGGACGGGCACCGGCTTCCCCGCAGTCATCTCTTTGACCTGCGGCAGCGAGGGGACGATGCGCGGCGTATGCTGCAGGGCACCGAAGGCGGCTCCGTAACTGCAGGCGAACATGATGGTCGTCACGATGGTTGTACGGCGATAACGGGGTGAAAAAAGCTCCGCGATACTGGGGCGTTTCAAAGTCCCGGCATTCTTCTTTTTCTCCCACTCGGGAGACTCCGGCAGGAACGGACGGATAATAATCAGCGGCAGCGCTGGAATGACACCGGAAATCAGAGTATACCGCCAGGCCTCATGTCCACCTGCGATCGCGGGGAATTGATCACCGTATTGTAATGCGAGCCAGTTGGCACCGGTCACCAGCAGTCCGCCGAATGAAGAAAACGCCTGGGTGAAACCGAGTACGGCTTCACGCCGTTTCGGATCGGGAAACAGTTCTGCCAGCCAGGCGACCGCCGCAACGAATTCCACACAAACGCCGATAAAGGTCGTACAGCGGAGGACGATCAGCATTTCGATTGAAGTCACAAAGCCAGCCGCACAGGCGGAGAAAGCATAGAGCAGGATGCTTCCCACCAGCACCCTGCGGCGGCCCAGCAGGTCCGTCAGATAGCCCCCCAGTAATCCGAAGACGCCACCCACCATTGCCGGCAGAAAGAAGAGCATGCCGACCCAGTATTCAAACTGCGGGGTCCCCGGACTGGCACCGACAAGTTCCTGCAAGGCGGGACGAACAATCAGGGGAAGCATCAGCAATTCGTAGATGTCAAATGCAAAGCCGATGGATGCGATAATGCAGATCAACCACTGCGTACGGGTAAACCGGGGGTTCATACGGAAGGCTCTCTTTCGGATCAGGGAGGGATTGGGCAGTAACGGGTACTGGCGAGATGGCAGTCAGGTCACTCAGCTGGTGACAGGAGAGAGCTTCCCTTTACCGGGAACAGCAAAGGAAACTACCGGAGAGCCCACGAACTCAGACCGCAGATTAATCCCCGCGGCTGGTAATTCGTTTCGATCGCGGCGAAATTATTTTCAGGAAATCAGAAAACGTCAACTCACGCGAGGGTGGGAAAATTAAATATTTATTTCAGAGGGGCTCACGCTAGGCGCAACAAAAAACGGCAGTCTCCCGGGAAACGAAAGACTGCCGTTCGGTTTTTTGTTCTCTCAGATGAGCTCGCGAATCGGTTCGATTCCCTGGTCGACCAGGTATTGAGGTGTGCCCGCCGTGTCGAAGATACGGGTTCCGTTGAGATCGAGGCCGATGTTCTGGTACAGCGTGGCAAAGACTTCCTGGAATTTTACAGGGCGATCTTCGGCGTATTCCCCTTTGCGGTTGGTACGGCCAATGACCTGGCCGGCGTTCATGCCGCCTCCGGCGAGCATGGCACAGGAGACCCGGGGCCAGTGATCGCGGCTATTGTTTTTATTGATCTTGGGCGTACGTCCGAATTCGCCCCAGACCACGACCGAAACGTCTTTGTCGAGCCCCCGTTCGTGCAGGTCGGTCACCAAGGCTGCTAACCCCTGGTCGAGACGTGGAAATTCTTCACGTGACTTGGGGAAGTTCATCCCGTCCGGACCGTGCCAGTCCCAGCGACTGTAATTCAGCGATACGAATCGCGCCCCTGCTTCGACCAGCCGGCGTGCCATGCAGAAGTTTTCAATCATGGGGGGAGCACCGTCCCGCTGGAATTTCTCACTGCTTTCGCCGTAGCGGGCAAGGATCTGGGGATCTTCCTTGGACAGGTCCAGGGCATCGGCGAGTTTCGAAGTCGTAAGAATATTCATCGCCTGCTGCGAGTAAACGTCCATGCTTTCCATGAGACCACTGGTGTCAGCATCGCGGCGGAAGGAGTCGAAGGCTTTCTGCAGTTTTACTCGATCACGTAATCGTTCGAGCGTGATGCCCTGCAGGATCATATTGTCTGGCGAACTACGTGCCTTACGGCCCACCAGATTGAAGGGAGCATAGGGTACGCCCAGAAACCCACCGGTTCCCGGTTCACCCCAGGTACCATTACCCGTCTTGTACATCAGGGCGACATGCGCGGGGACAGCTGTATTAACGGGGCCCTGCAGTTTGGAGACGAAAGCGCCGGCGGCGGGCCAGCCTCCGGGGGGCTGACGACTGCCAAAGGTTCGCCCCGTCATACACTGATATGCATCGTGTCGGCCGTCGGCATCAGAGATCGTGCGGACGGGAATGAACTTATCCATCATGCTGGCCATGCGCGGAAACAGTTCGCAGATTTCCACGCCGGGCACGTTGGTCTTGATGGGAGCAAATTCACCGCGGATTTCTTTGGGCGCGTCCGGCTTGGGATCCCAGAGATCGATGTGCGATGGCCCGCCGGGCAGATAGATGTTGATGATCGCTTTGTGATTACTGCCGGTCTGGCTGTCGGCTTCGGCTCGCAGGGCACCGGGTAGAGAAATTCCACCCAGGGCCATGCCACCAATTTTCAGAAAGCTGCGGCGCGAGACGCCGTCACAAAAGGTTCCATTTTTCGCGGTCGGTTTACCCAGAATTGTCAGCATCGGATCACTTCCCTGGAGGCGATGATTTGCAGCACAATCAAATCAACATAAACATGCGTTGATATGATAGCACGCTCGAATCAGGGACGCAAACCGAATCTGACTGCGAAAAGCCGATTTTATGACCACGATATAACACGCCATTCACAAAAGTGAATGGCGTCTGAAAATGTAAAGTTTCTCTAAGCAAAATCAAGGCCAGTCGGTCACATGACTGTCATTGATCAGCAGCAGATATTTGAGTGTTTCAGGCTTGAGTGTATCCGGGAGATAACGGGCTGCACCGTCACACAGGCCGACACAGAATCCTCCGGGATAAAAACCACCAAGCTCGGGAACGGTTTTCCCGTCAAAGGAAATGTCCTCTGGCTTGGTCCA from Gimesia sp. includes the following:
- a CDS encoding DcaP family trimeric outer membrane transporter, with the translated sequence MHWNTKLACTLLLALTVVPATVGAQSRSLPPEPAARSAYDPFLSVDQPFAPGVMTDEPGRVNISLDEANNLDNSPLPDEPESSQAIVPPLTMGVGSGEVNPELLSDPYITDARQFNVGLDLYAAPSFSDGLIIFGKEAAMKIGGFVKADFIYDFDPIDSTDSFVTTDIPIGAPHRTNARFHARQSRLSFDTRWLTNGRLVRVYVEGDFFSDGDRFRLRHAFGQSGSLLVGQTWTTFTDVAAAPATLDFEGSVSAVNRRQAQVRWTEKVFNDNTTFAVSVEDSNFIIEPPQGITGEPRSPSPDFVTRLRYENDCGQYQVAGLYRVVGFQPTGQDVVTSFAYGFNFTGVRLITERTKVYSQIVFGEGIGSYRALPDAAPTAANKGDLLPMFGWMVGLTHDWNDELSSNFTYAENTLDTSTFQTATDVKQTTYLAANLIWNPIENVKIGVEYLYGTKEDVGGGTGDAHRLQTSFIFDLP
- a CDS encoding nucleoside deaminase, whose translation is MDEFMQAAIEEAEQGLKEGGVPIGSVIVHEGKIIGRGHNMRQQQGSAILHGEMSALENAGRQPASVYRNSVLYTTLSPCPMCSGAIRLYQIPRVIIGENQTFLGDEELLKASGVELEVLQDQRCIDLMNQFIAAHPDVWNEDIGE
- a CDS encoding MFS transporter, giving the protein MNPRFTRTQWLICIIASIGFAFDIYELLMLPLIVRPALQELVGASPGTPQFEYWVGMLFFLPAMVGGVFGLLGGYLTDLLGRRRVLVGSILLYAFSACAAGFVTSIEMLIVLRCTTFIGVCVEFVAAVAWLAELFPDPKRREAVLGFTQAFSSFGGLLVTGANWLALQYGDQFPAIAGGHEAWRYTLISGVIPALPLIIIRPFLPESPEWEKKKNAGTLKRPSIAELFSPRYRRTTIVTTIMFACSYGAAFGALQHTPRIVPSLPQVKEMTAGKPVPVQKKIEQSTAAEVNFYQEIGGLTGRFLFAVCAIWIVSRRGLMRLFQIPGLILIPLVYLFPARDNLELLKWGIFFAGLVTIAQFSFWGNYLPRAYPLHLRGTGESFAANIGGRMIGTSAALVTTTLTPLMPSKSTALAAACVALAVYLIGSIACFWLPEPAAEEED
- a CDS encoding DUF1501 domain-containing protein; amino-acid sequence: MLTILGKPTAKNGTFCDGVSRRSFLKIGGMALGGISLPGALRAEADSQTGSNHKAIINIYLPGGPSHIDLWDPKPDAPKEIRGEFAPIKTNVPGVEICELFPRMASMMDKFIPVRTISDADGRHDAYQCMTGRTFGSRQPPGGWPAAGAFVSKLQGPVNTAVPAHVALMYKTGNGTWGEPGTGGFLGVPYAPFNLVGRKARSSPDNMILQGITLERLRDRVKLQKAFDSFRRDADTSGLMESMDVYSQQAMNILTTSKLADALDLSKEDPQILARYGESSEKFQRDGAPPMIENFCMARRLVEAGARFVSLNYSRWDWHGPDGMNFPKSREEFPRLDQGLAALVTDLHERGLDKDVSVVVWGEFGRTPKINKNNSRDHWPRVSCAMLAGGGMNAGQVIGRTNRKGEYAEDRPVKFQEVFATLYQNIGLDLNGTRIFDTAGTPQYLVDQGIEPIRELI
- a CDS encoding GDSL-type esterase/lipase family protein, whose amino-acid sequence is MLKLIYLLLLATLLLCNETCSAAEVINAGVGGNRSSQLLKRLERDVISKQPTVVVLMVGTNDRLNSGGFIDIKAYRKNVVSLVDQIHAGGAKVVLMTPPTCIPELLFTRHDPTKYADQAPQARMQEVRTVLLDLSRQKQIPVIDFHDYLIDHKIADASKTSVIRNPANSGVKDGVHLTPAGYQLLARLVAEKLNAEQLDVTKVICFGDSLTKGSKQANYPAYLQQLLSDK